The Ferrimicrobium sp. genome segment CGTCTGCAATGGATTCACCTCTGTGCTAATCATCTCTGTGCTAAAACATCTGCCCACTAATGGACAGAGCTTGAGGTCTCTTCGCACGCGGCCCCTCGGTCTCAGTACCCGTGATTTGTTGCCCAGGCAAGGACTCTGGCTACCTGACGGTCTAGGTCTTGTTTCTGATCCGCGGAAGACACTCGCGCAGATATAACGGCAGACTTGGATATAGACGGCTGTGACTCTACATCGCCCGCCAAGGTGATCCCTAGGTCCATGTAGTCGGATACACAACGATGTGAGTAACTCTGTGACATCGCGGACAAGGTCGTTGTCTACCTCGGCTGAGTCTACCACAACCAAGTTCCTTGACTGGGCCGCAAGCGCGGCCTCTATGAAGTCGGCTCCAAACCGACAGAGGCGATCTCGGTGCTCAACCAGAATGTTTTCCACTTCTGGATCACTCAATAGTGACAAAACCTTGCGTCCATGTCCATTGAGAGCGGAGCCAACTTCGGTTACTACGCGGTCCACCGAATAACCATGTTCGGTAGCGAAAGCTAGTACTCGTGCCACTTGTCTGTCTAGGTCTGGTTTCTGGTCAGAGGAGGATACTCGCACATAGATAACCGACGATCCATGTTTTGGATCTTCCGATGCTAAATCTCCAACCAGGATGAGCTGGCCAACCTTGGGTGCTGGGACAGGCGACTTCTCTGTCCGATACCATCTATATGCGGTTTGTGGATGTATACCCTGGGACAGTGCCCAATCACGCAGGTTCATTACTTATCATTATGGTGTATCTCTACGACAACTGTTGGAACCCTGATGAGCTTTCGCGATGAAACTGCCCCTCGCCTTGCCTATGCCATCAGTATTCCCGAAATATGGCAGGTCATGAAGGGTTTGGCAGGCGATGCCCTTCCTGTGGCGACACGCATCACATGAGTGGCAGCGGTTTTCGGATTGTGCCGAGAACTGATGGAGGCGACTCTCGTATACGGCACCGAGTTGGCCGGGAAGATCGATGCCAAACACAGCGCAACCGATGAGGCCTAAGCACAGCATTGACGCAAGCACGATCCATAGACAGAGATCCCGGGGAAATTGAACATCACACAAACATCACGGAACGCTTGAGCAATGAAGCTCGCGGTTGCTCTCAAAACTTTTCACGGTTGGGCAATCCGATTCCCGTGGCTTGACTCGGGTATCTACAACTGGCAAATAATGCGGCATTACTGCTATGCTGTCAATGTGGCTAAAGAGAAGACTTTTATCGTGGTCCAGAGTCGGGGGGTAATCGCAATTCCACCAGCGATCCGGCGCCGCTTAGGCTTGGACCAGGCAGGTGCACAGGTCGAGGTGATCGAGCGCGACGGAGAGATCGTTCTTCGTCCACACCTCGCAGTGCCAATGGACCAGGCGTGGTTCTGGTCCGAGCGTTGGCAGCAGCTAGAACGCGAGGCCGACGAAGCCATCGCCTCCGGGCATGTCACTGACGCGGACGGCATCGACGAACTGCTGGGCGAACTTGACTCGTGAGATTCGAGAGAACCGATCCGTTCAAGGCCGACTATCGGCGACTCTCCGAACAAGAACGCCAGCTATTTCGCGATGCGGCTCGCCAGTTTAACATAGCCTGTGAACGATTCGTCGAGACTAAGGGTCTGGCTACGTGGCCAGCCAACCTGCGCGTCAAGCCCGTCGTGAACGCTCCGGGTGTCTTCGAGATGACGTGGAGCTTTAGCGGTCCAGATGGTCGGGCAACCTGGCAATGGATAACCTTGCAAGACGCTAAGGGTGAGGCGGTACCCGCAGTACGTTGGCGAAGACTAGGGAGTCACAGGATCTTCCATCAACCGTAAAAGGAGCAAACCAGAGGGTTGTATGGTAGTCGCGATCCACCTCGCCCATGGGCCTGCCCGGACAAGCACCACAGAGCGAAGCTTCACCTGTACTATCGCAACTCCATCCTCGCAAGAGAAGGCGTCCCCAAGAGATCTCACGGTTATTGGCCTCGATCTGGCCGGTTCCTACCGGCTGCGTCTTGCGTACCGTTCTTCGCAACGCCACCGCGGTGGGGTGAGCAAGTTCACCTCAGCAAGATCGCCTGAAAACAATTGCCTTCCTGTGGTGAGGAAAAGTGTACAGCAGAACATACCGGGTCGCCCTGAAATGAAGGTCCCGCTCCAACCAACCACCCTCGCAACCAGCTACCGATTCCTCGTCGCCTCTGATGTCGCCCAAGCGCTTCTTTCCGAAGATCCCGTTACGGTTATCACTAGCCGGCCCTCACACGATCAGCAGCTTCTCACGGATGCCGACAAGGGGCCATGAGGTCATTCGAGGTCGGAGAAGGCAGTGACGCTATTCACGTATGCGACGCAAGACCACGACCGTGTGCCCCTATTGCGACATCACCAAGGGCCTTGCCAATTCGCATTGGCGACGCGAAGGGTATCCACGTACTGTGCCCGTTGCCATGTGGCGGCATCGTTGCCCTGGGAAACCGCGAGTAGGCCCCGAACCTGATCAAGTGCCACAAACCCCTTCCGGGCCATCCATAGTGTAAGCCCCTCCGCGAGACTCTCGGCATACGCTGGCCCATGACGAAGGAGCGCTGAGGTGGTCATCACCACATCAGCACCGGCAAGAAGATAGCTCACGACGTCCTCAACCCCCTCGACCCCGCCACTCGCTCCGATGGCAGCCTGGAGATGTCCATGCAACAGCGCCACCCAGGTCTGTGGAAGACGAGACTCGACAGGATTTGAGAGATCAACGCTAGGAATCACCTCCAGTGCCTCGGGGTCGATCCGAGGATGCGGGAACCGGCTAAAAAGCACCACCGCATCGGCGCCAGCCTCATCGAGACGGGATGCCATCTCCGCAACGGAGCTAAAGAAGGGGCTCAACTTCACCGCAACGGGCACGCGCACCGCGGCCTTCACCTGCTGGAGGATCTCGACATGGAGGTCCTCGACTCTGCGTCCATCGATACCTGGACCAACAGGCACCATATGGATGTTGAGCTCAATCGCCGCCGCACCAGCGTCCTCAATCTCTCGGGCATGCGCGGTCCAACCGCCAGGTGTCGCGCCGTTGAGACTCGCGATCACCGGCACCTCAGCCGTGGTCACAGCCTGTTCGAGTAACCGGAGATAGTGCGTAGCCTTCTTGGATGGCAACGGATCAGGAAAGTAGGATAACGATTCAGCGAAGCTCTCGGATCCGACCTCCAGGAGTCGAGCTCGTTGCTCTGCATCGGCAAGCAACTCCTCCTCGAACAGTGAGTGCATGACAATCGCACCGACGCCTCCCATGGAGAGACGTCGCACCCCGTCGAGGGTGTAGGTCAACGACGATGCCGAGGCGACAATGGGATTCTTCAGGTCAATACCCATGTAGGTGGTCGATACATTCATACTCGGTCCCTGCGCCCATCCATTGGGAAGCGATGGGCCGGGCGCGTTGCCATCTCTTCGTAGGTTGCCCACCGTTGGTCGACCGCCTCTTGGGCCAACCTAGCCAGACGAGCCGCTTCGCTAGGATCCGAAGAGGCAAGCATCGAGTAGCGGAGCTCTCGCTGTGCGTACTCGGAGAACGCCAAGCGAGGTCGCGGCGAATCCAGCAGAAATGGGTTTTCACCAACAGCGCGCAGAATCGGATCGTAACGCACCAAGGGCCAGTAGCCACTGGCAACAGCCCGATACTGCTGGTCCAAACCCTTGCTCATGTCGATCCCATGGGCGATACAGTGACTGTAGGCAATCACCAACGATGGTCCCTCATACGCCTCTGCTTCGCGAAACGCCTGCAACGTCTGCTGCGGATCCGCTCCAATCGCCACCCTGGCAACATAGACACTTCCATAGGCCATGGCCTGCAACGCAAGGTCTTTCTTCTCTGATGTCTTCCCCGCCGCCGCAAATTTCGCTACGGCCCCAAGAGGTGTCGCTTTTGACATCTGCCCGCCGGTGTTCGAGTAGACCTCTGTATCGAGAACAAGGATGTTGACGTCACGACCGGAGGCCAGGATGTGGTCGACACCACCAGAACCGATGTCGTACGCCCAACCGTCCCCACCAACAATCCATACACTCCGCCTTCGGAGGTGATCGACAACACTCGAGAGATCACGCGCGACCGGGGTATCGAGTTGTGCAAGGCGACGTTTGAGTTCATCGAGACGCTCGCGCTGTTCCTGGAGCTCTGACTCTGTCCGCTGGGGGGCTTGGAGGATCGCATCTACCAGATCGGCCCCCAGCTCATTGCGCAGCGTGCCAACGCGCTCTCTGGCGAGCTCGGTGTGCTGGTCAGCGGCCAGGCGAAAACCTAGTCCAAACTCGGCGTTGTCCTCGAAAAGTGAATTTGACCAGGCTGGCCCGTGGCCGGTGGAATCCTTCGTCCACGGTGTGGTTGGCAAGTTGCCACCGTAGATCGAGGAGCAACCAGTCGCATTGGCGATGACGGCTCGCTCACCAAAGAGCTGCGAGAGCAGCTTCAAATAGGGGGTCTCACCACAACCCGCACACGCTCCAGAGAACTCGAATAGCGGCTCGAGAAACTGCGTACCACGGACAGTACCAAAGTCAATCCTGGATCGCTTCATGGGCGGGAGCGACTCGAAAAACGCCACCGCGCTCCGCACCGACTCCATCTCCTCACCCCTGGGGGCTGGATTGATGGCTCGTCGGCCCTGTCCACCTGGGACCGTAACCGGACAAGCCTCAACGCAGAGTCCGCACCCAGTACAGTCCTCTGCGTACACCTGAAGCGTGTAGGAGGTTCTTGGCAAACCTTTCGCCCTCAACGGAGCCGTCTTGAATCCGACCGGTGCATCCACAAGCCGGGATGTCGAGTAGTACTTCGACCGAATCACACTGTGCGGGCACACAAAACTACAGTTCCCGCACTGAATACAGGTTTCGGGATCCCAGTCGGCGATGATATCAGAGACGTTGCGCTTCTCAAAGGCGGCGGTACCGCTGGGCCAGGTACCATCCGCAGGCATCGCGCTCACCGGCAACTCGTCACCGCCCCCAGCCATCATCTTGGCGACGACATTCCTCACGAACTCCGGTGCACTCGCAGGGACACGGGGCGCTACCTCGCTGGTAGAACTCACCTCCTCGGGAATATGGACGCTCTTGAGCTCCTGCTGGGCGCGTTCTACCCCCGCAAGGTTGGCCTCGACCACCCGCTCTCCACGTCGCGCATAGCTCTTGCGTATGAAGGCTTTGACCTGCTCGATACCCCGCTCTCTGTCCATCACACCCGACAACATAAAAAAACACGTCTGCAGTACGGTGTTGACCCGACCACCGAGTCCCACCTCCGTGGCAATGCGACCCGCATCGATCACAAAAAGCTGGATATGCTTGGTGATCAATTGCTTCTGCACCTGCCGAGACAGCATCTGCCACACCCTGTCTGGCGGGTAGGGCGAGTTCAGCAACAGCGTCGCACCATGCCCAGCGATGTTGAGTACCTCCGGGTGCGATAGGAACTCGAAACGATGGCATCCGATGAAGCTAGCCTCGGTGATCAGATAAGGGGCATGGATGGGATGATTCCCGAAACGTAGGTGCGATACCGTCTCGGAACCCGACTTCTTAGAATCGTAGACGAAATAGCCCTGGGCAAACATATCGGGCTCAGACCCGATAATCTTGATCGTATTCTTGTTGGCCCCAACCGTACCGTCGGAGCCAAGACCGAAGAACACTGCTCGCACGGTGTCCGCTGGCTCAATATCAAACGATGCGTCGTAGGGGATACTGGTTCCAGTGACATCATCGTTGATGCCAACCGTGAAGCGCCGTCTTGGTTCATCACGGGCGAGTTCGGCGAAGATACCGGCCGCCATTGCCGGGGTAAACTCCTTGGAGGAGAGACCATATCTCCCGCCGATCACCAACGGCATGACACCAACCTCACCGCACTGGTGGGCTTCCGCGATCGCGCCGAGGAGATCGAGAAAGAGCGGTTCGCCGAAGGACCCTGGCTCCTTCGTTCTATCGAGGACCGCGATGCTTCGAACGCTAGCTGGCAGCGCCTGGACAATATCCTCGGCAGGGAACGGCCGATAGAGACGTATGGTGAGAACTCCCACCCGCTCGCCGTTGGCACATAGGTTGGTCACCGTCTCACGAAGGGTCACCGCACCCGAGCCCATAGCGACCACCACACGTTCAGCCTCAGGGTGTCCCACGTACTCAACCAAGCGGTAACGCCTACCGGTCCTCTCGGCAAAGTGGTCCATCGCGGCTGCAACGATCCCAGGCGTCGCGGCGTAGTACGGATTCACCGCCTCACGTGCTTGGAAGTAGACATCGGGGTTCTGTGACGTACCTCGGATGAAGGGGTTTTCAGGCGACATCGACCGGGACCTATGCGCTCGGATGAGTTCAACCGGAACCAGAGCCTTAAGATCCTCATCCGAGAGGGTCTCGATGGTATTGAGTTCGTGCGAGACCCTGAAGCCATCAAAAAAGTGGACGAAGGGGACACGAGCCTCTAGGGTGGCTCGTTGCGCGATGACCGCTAGATCGTGCGCCTCCTGCACGGTGGCGGAGGAGAGCATGGCAAAGCCCGTTTGGCGCACCGCCATGACATCGGAATGGTCGCCGAATATCGATAACGCCTGCGCAGCGATTGAACGTGCAGCGACATGGAACACCGTTGAGGTCAACTCGCCAGCGATCTTGTACATGTTCGGGATCATCAGCAGGAGTCCCTGTGATGCCGTGAATGTCGTCGACAGCGCACCACCCTGCAGGGACCCGTGCATCGCACCGGCAGCGCCGGCCTCACTTTGCATCTCGATCACCGTGGGAACACTGCCCCAGACATTCTTCACGTCTCTACTCGACCACTGATCAGCAAGCTCCGCCATCGGTGAGGCCGGGGTGATCGGGTAAATGCAGCAAATCTCATTGAGCCGATAGGCTACGAAGACCGCAGCCTCGTTCCCATCTACCGTTACTCGCATCACCGCACCTCAGGAATCATCTCAATAGCGTGAACCGGGCACTGCTCGAAGCAGCTCCCGCAGCCGGTACAACGGTCGTAGTCAAAACGGTAGCGCTGACCCACCCCAAGTTTGATCACCGCATCCTCCGGGCAGGCCCCTAAGCAGCCATCGCATTCAAAGCAGTTCCCGCAGGAGAGACAACGAGCAGCTTCATAGGTCGCCTCCTCTGCCGATAGCCCCGCCACAACCTCAGCGAAGTCGACGACCCGCTCATCCGGCGCAAGCTCGGCCTGGGTGCGGCGCTGTGTAGCACCGAAGTACCAGAGATGGAGGGTATCAAAGGTGGCGGTCTGTGGCTTGGGTTGGTCCACATCATGTCGATGTGCGAGCCACGCATCGATGTGTCGTGCCGCCTTCTTGCCATGTCCAACTCCTACCGTCACCGTACGTTCAGCAGGGACAGCATCGCCACCGGCGAATATCCCCGGGTGACCGGTCATCATCGAGTCGGAGACCTTCACGGTTCCGTCGGCACTAAACTCCACCCCTGGAATCGAACGCAAGAAACCACTCTCGGTCTCTTGGCCCAGCGCCAGGATCAGGGTGTCCGTCGCAAGATGCTCAAAACGGCCGGTCGGATGTGGAACTCCCTGTTCATCGATCTCCATCACCTCGACGGTGAGTTCGGGAGCATCGAAGGCGGTAATCGTCCGCAACCAGTTAATTCGCACCCCTTCCTGTTCGGCGTCGGTGGCCTCTTCTTCATGCGCTGGCATCTGCGCACGGGTTTGGCGATAGACAATCATCGCCTCATCCGCTCCAAGCCGTCGGGCGGTTCGGGCCACATCCATAGCGGTATTGCCAGCACCGTAGACAGCGACTCTCCTCCCTATCACTGGAGACTCACCCGCAGCAACATCCTCTAAGAACGAGACCGCGTCAAGGATGCGACCAGCGTCGCGGGCTGGTATATCCACCCGCTTGGAGAGGTGTGCACCAATCGCCACAAATACCGCGTCGAAACCGCCCTCGCGACGCTCCTCCTCTAGGTCGACGACTCTGTGGTCTCCGATGATTCGGACGCCAAGGGAAGCTATGCGCTCCAGCTCTCCAGTGAGTACCTCCCTGGGGAGCCGATAGGCGGGAATGCCATAGCGCATCATCCCACCAGGCTCCGAACCGGCGTCATGAATCTCGACCTCATGGCCACGTCGTGCCAGGTGGTAGGCGGCAGAGAGGCCACTCGGTCCCGCACCGATGACCAGAACACGCTTACCAGTATGCTCGCTGGGACGTTCAAACTCCCAACCATGATCCAAAGCGCTGTCACCAAGAAATCGCTCTAACGCATGAATCGAGATTGCACTGTCGAGCTCTACCCGATTACAACTGCTCTCGCACGGGTGGTAGCAGACCCTGCCATGGATTGATGGAAACGGGTTATCGAGGACGAGCTGGCGCCATGCCTGTTCGAATTGACCAGCGTCGACATGAGCAAGCCACGATTGCACGTTCTCCCCAGCGGGACAGGCGACATTGCAAGGTGGTAGCAGATCGAGATAGATTGGCCTCCTCGAACGGCTTGGTCCGGTGAGCGATCGTCCGCGCAACAAGTCGGGTAACGGAGTGATGTCAGGCAGGGTCATCGGTTCCCCAGCTCCTTACGAGCATCCCCTCTGACCGTTCTCCAGATGATGACGTTGCGAACAGCACACCATGACCCCTGATTCGACCGTCGTTGCTGTCCACGCCCCACTCGCTTCTCACACTCCATGGTCTACCTTCCTCGCTGCAATACTCCCAATACTATCGAAGCAAGCAGGGCCCGCGGAAATTAGCAGTTGATCGATGGTGCACGCATGCAGAGCTGTTCATCTGGCACGGCGCTTACGGACCAAGGAATAGGGCGGTCGCGAGCGCATCGCCCATGCGTCAAGCATGCACAGGGCTGAGGCTTTGGCTATCCTTGCAACCGGTTGCGATACTACGTGACGTTGGGAACGCAGTAGTGCACGCCCGGTCAGCTATGTATCGGAACTTGTACGCCGCGGGCGATTACCGAGTCGAACCAGCGGCTCGAAAAAGAACACTCTCCCCACAAAGGAAGTGGAACGGGGACGAGGAACCTTCTAGCGATCGCTCGCGCAGCTCCATCGAGGGATATGGTGCCACCACACAATCTTCTCACTCACCACGCGTCCTCGTCGCCAACCAGTCTTCGATCCTCTCCACCACCGAATCGACCGTCTCTGGAAGGTCGTTGTTGACGATTATCCAATCGGCAACGTCTCGCGCGACACGCATCTCGTCGGCGGCGATAGCGAGTCGACGCTCGATATGGCGGGTATCATCGCCTCGTTGGGCCATCCGTTCACCCAACGTCGCCAAGGAAGGTGGTTCAAGGCCGATAATCAACGCAGTGGGCGAGAGGCGTCGAACCGTACGCGCACCCTTGGCATCAATCTCCAACAGGAGCACGCTTCCAGGACGAGGAGAGGCACGTGGAGTCCCATAGAGATTCCCGTTGAACTCCTCCCACTCCAGAAAGAACCCATCGCGAGCAGCCGCTAAGAACTGCTCGCGATTCACGAACGTATAGGCATCAACCGACTCACCGGGCCTAGCCTCCCTGGTCGTCCACGACCGGGAGAGTGACAGTACCGGAAGTCGTTTGACCACCTCGCCTGCGACCGTCCCCTTACCGACCCCTCCGGGCCCACAGAGGACGACGATCAGTGGCCCTGATCCTACTCCTCGACGGGAGGCTTGCGTTTGGTCTCCTCAATGAGACGCTTGCGCTGCACCGCTCCTAGCCCCTGGACACGTCGAGTCTCGGCGATGCCGATCTCTTCCATAATCCGGCGGGCTTTGACCTTACCGATCCCTGGAAGTGACTCGAGCACTGAAAGCACCTTCATCCTCCCGACGACCTCATCGTTCTCAGCATCGGCGAGCAAGTCCGCTAGCGGCAAGCTCCCCAACTTCAGGCGTTCCTTCACCTCGGCGCGGGCCCTTCTCACCTC includes the following:
- the nifJ gene encoding pyruvate:ferredoxin (flavodoxin) oxidoreductase gives rise to the protein MMRVTVDGNEAAVFVAYRLNEICCIYPITPASPMAELADQWSSRDVKNVWGSVPTVIEMQSEAGAAGAMHGSLQGGALSTTFTASQGLLLMIPNMYKIAGELTSTVFHVAARSIAAQALSIFGDHSDVMAVRQTGFAMLSSATVQEAHDLAVIAQRATLEARVPFVHFFDGFRVSHELNTIETLSDEDLKALVPVELIRAHRSRSMSPENPFIRGTSQNPDVYFQAREAVNPYYAATPGIVAAAMDHFAERTGRRYRLVEYVGHPEAERVVVAMGSGAVTLRETVTNLCANGERVGVLTIRLYRPFPAEDIVQALPASVRSIAVLDRTKEPGSFGEPLFLDLLGAIAEAHQCGEVGVMPLVIGGRYGLSSKEFTPAMAAGIFAELARDEPRRRFTVGINDDVTGTSIPYDASFDIEPADTVRAVFFGLGSDGTVGANKNTIKIIGSEPDMFAQGYFVYDSKKSGSETVSHLRFGNHPIHAPYLITEASFIGCHRFEFLSHPEVLNIAGHGATLLLNSPYPPDRVWQMLSRQVQKQLITKHIQLFVIDAGRIATEVGLGGRVNTVLQTCFFMLSGVMDRERGIEQVKAFIRKSYARRGERVVEANLAGVERAQQELKSVHIPEEVSSTSEVAPRVPASAPEFVRNVVAKMMAGGGDELPVSAMPADGTWPSGTAAFEKRNVSDIIADWDPETCIQCGNCSFVCPHSVIRSKYYSTSRLVDAPVGFKTAPLRAKGLPRTSYTLQVYAEDCTGCGLCVEACPVTVPGGQGRRAINPAPRGEEMESVRSAVAFFESLPPMKRSRIDFGTVRGTQFLEPLFEFSGACAGCGETPYLKLLSQLFGERAVIANATGCSSIYGGNLPTTPWTKDSTGHGPAWSNSLFEDNAEFGLGFRLAADQHTELARERVGTLRNELGADLVDAILQAPQRTESELQEQRERLDELKRRLAQLDTPVARDLSSVVDHLRRRSVWIVGGDGWAYDIGSGGVDHILASGRDVNILVLDTEVYSNTGGQMSKATPLGAVAKFAAAGKTSEKKDLALQAMAYGSVYVARVAIGADPQQTLQAFREAEAYEGPSLVIAYSHCIAHGIDMSKGLDQQYRAVASGYWPLVRYDPILRAVGENPFLLDSPRPRLAFSEYAQRELRYSMLASSDPSEAARLARLAQEAVDQRWATYEEMATRPAHRFPMDGRRDRV
- the mihF gene encoding integration host factor, actinobacterial type; its protein translation is MPLPPQLTPEQRAAALAKGAEVRRARAEVKERLKLGSLPLADLLADAENDEVVGRMKVLSVLESLPGIGKVKARRIMEEIGIAETRRVQGLGAVQRKRLIEETKRKPPVEE
- a CDS encoding dihydroorotate dehydrogenase-like protein — translated: MNVSTTYMGIDLKNPIVASASSLTYTLDGVRRLSMGGVGAIVMHSLFEEELLADAEQRARLLEVGSESFAESLSYFPDPLPSKKATHYLRLLEQAVTTAEVPVIASLNGATPGGWTAHAREIEDAGAAAIELNIHMVPVGPGIDGRRVEDLHVEILQQVKAAVRVPVAVKLSPFFSSVAEMASRLDEAGADAVVLFSRFPHPRIDPEALEVIPSVDLSNPVESRLPQTWVALLHGHLQAAIGASGGVEGVEDVVSYLLAGADVVMTTSALLRHGPAYAESLAEGLTLWMARKGFVALDQVRGLLAVSQGNDAATWQRAQYVDTLRVANANWQGPW
- a CDS encoding AbrB/MazE/SpoVT family DNA-binding domain-containing protein, with the protein product MKLAVALKTFHGWAIRFPWLDSGIYNWQIMRHYCYAVNVAKEKTFIVVQSRGVIAIPPAIRRRLGLDQAGAQVEVIERDGEIVLRPHLAVPMDQAWFWSERWQQLEREADEAIASGHVTDADGIDELLGELDS
- a CDS encoding NAD(P)-binding protein yields the protein MTLPDITPLPDLLRGRSLTGPSRSRRPIYLDLLPPCNVACPAGENVQSWLAHVDAGQFEQAWRQLVLDNPFPSIHGRVCYHPCESSCNRVELDSAISIHALERFLGDSALDHGWEFERPSEHTGKRVLVIGAGPSGLSAAYHLARRGHEVEIHDAGSEPGGMMRYGIPAYRLPREVLTGELERIASLGVRIIGDHRVVDLEEERREGGFDAVFVAIGAHLSKRVDIPARDAGRILDAVSFLEDVAAGESPVIGRRVAVYGAGNTAMDVARTARRLGADEAMIVYRQTRAQMPAHEEEATDAEQEGVRINWLRTITAFDAPELTVEVMEIDEQGVPHPTGRFEHLATDTLILALGQETESGFLRSIPGVEFSADGTVKVSDSMMTGHPGIFAGGDAVPAERTVTVGVGHGKKAARHIDAWLAHRHDVDQPKPQTATFDTLHLWYFGATQRRTQAELAPDERVVDFAEVVAGLSAEEATYEAARCLSCGNCFECDGCLGACPEDAVIKLGVGQRYRFDYDRCTGCGSCFEQCPVHAIEMIPEVR